In Methanobrevibacter sp., the genomic window TGAAAAGAAAAAAGATATGCGTACAGCATTTGGATGTATCGAATATAGTCATGGATTATTAGATGCTCTTAGAATGATTCATGGTTTAATTTAAACAAAAAATCAATTAAATTCCACCATTTAATAAAAAAACCGTCCCCATTTACCATCTGCAGCTTAAAAATAAAGTATTTGATTTACAATAATATAAAAAAAGTAAAAAAAAGCAGAGATTAATTAAAATCCCTTAAATTTATTCCATATCTTCGAATCTATCTTCGAGTTTTGCCATTACACCAGGTAATGAAGTATATTCCATTTCTTCAGCAGGTAATCTGTGAGGTTCGAA contains:
- a CDS encoding DUF357 domain-containing protein, with translation EKKKDMRTAFGCIEYSHGLLDALRMIHGLI